From one Candidatus Komeilibacteria bacterium CG_4_10_14_0_2_um_filter_37_10 genomic stretch:
- a CDS encoding arsenite S-adenosylmethyltransferase, with protein MELNKIKQTVQKFYQQIATEKKSSCCGSCQCQNNKMAEVIARSIGYSQQDINSVPDANLGLGCGNPLALSKIKEGDTVLDLGSGAGFDCFLAAKKVGPTGRVIGVDMTLSMIEKAQQNADKYHYPHVEFRLGDIENLPTENDSIDVVISNCVINLAPDKKRVFQEIKRVLKKGGRAYISDIVLLSELTAAQRNDEDLIGGCVGGALLKDEYLKLISSIGLEIIIQAEDKDISKRQYQGIALESIKIEAIK; from the coding sequence ATGGAACTTAACAAAATCAAACAAACTGTACAAAAATTTTATCAACAAATTGCTACGGAAAAGAAATCTTCTTGCTGTGGTAGTTGCCAGTGTCAAAATAATAAAATGGCCGAAGTTATTGCTAGAAGTATTGGTTATAGCCAACAAGACATAAATTCCGTACCTGATGCCAATTTGGGTTTGGGTTGCGGTAATCCTCTGGCTTTAAGTAAAATAAAGGAAGGCGATACTGTTTTGGATCTCGGTTCTGGAGCTGGCTTTGACTGCTTTCTCGCGGCCAAAAAAGTTGGTCCGACCGGTCGCGTCATTGGCGTGGACATGACACTGTCCATGATAGAAAAGGCTCAACAAAATGCCGACAAATATCATTATCCGCATGTCGAATTTCGCTTGGGCGATATTGAAAACCTACCAACTGAAAACGACTCTATTGATGTCGTGATTAGTAATTGTGTAATCAATCTCGCTCCGGACAAAAAGAGAGTCTTTCAAGAAATTAAGCGAGTTTTAAAAAAAGGTGGTCGTGCTTATATCTCCGACATTGTTTTACTATCGGAATTAACTGCCGCTCAAAGAAATGACGAAGATCTAATTGGCGGTTGTGTTGGTGGCGCTTTACTCAAAGACGAATACTTAAAATTAATTAGCAGTATTGGATTGGAAATAATTATTCAAGCCGAAGATAAAGATATTAGCAAAA